CAATTAGTTAATCAGCACCTGCACTTCTGTAAATTGGCAATGAATAAATGACATAAGGTTGCTCTGTCAGAGAGCCACAAAAAAATTTCTGGGTTCTGAACTAATGGTACAACACCTGTAGGTTCAGGTACCATTTATTTATCGAAACACTTCCCAGAGCCAGAGGCCAAGCAACCGCATCCTTatgtttaaaaataaactagtaTCAGTTAACCCAAAATAAATGAATTTCAAAGATCTTTGATGACTCTAGTTAAAGCTTGGTGGGCCTAGGATACAACTAATTCTGGGGAAATTTGGCTCCAGGTTGTAATACTATCCCCTAGCCTACTTGCCTTGAATTGTCTTGCAAACAGATCTTCACCAGATTGACAGGAACTAGTGAGCATGTGCGTGTGTGTGCGTGTGTTTGTATATTTTTCACCATGCCATTCTGCAAGAAATGAGGATGTACTGATTCCAGTACTACCTGCTTGCGTAACCTAGATCTCCTTGCAGACTCCCTGTTAGATTGTTTCCGCCTCTCCCTCTTCAATTCACGTTCATCCTGAAGAAATAAGGAACTTTTCATCAAAGAAATAGGTCTGAATAAGCGCAATTATGATCTGTAACTTTGCATAATAAAAAACTCATGGATCAACAGACATCCTCATCCTATAGCGAATATGCACATAATAAATCAATTTCAAGATGATGCTAAGATTCAACAAAGGCCATCCATACCAGTTGAGTAACGCTATCACGTCGGGCAAGCGCCAACCCAGGATTCGCTTCCCCCTGCACTGCAGGAACAGCCAAGGCAGGAGAAGTATTCCAAATGTCCATCCCAATGTTCAGATTCGGGGTGGCACTAGGAAGCGCTGCCCTGCCAGGTGCAGACACTGGAAGCTTTGAGGCAGACCTTCCCTTTGCGGGATATGGCGACTCAACCGTAGCATAGCGCACAACAGCAGCTTGAGACGGTTCACCTGGCAAAACACCAATCTTTAATCGCTCACTCCTTTCTGACAGAAAGGCTACAGACAAAACGCTAACCTTCAGCCGACGTGTTACCAGATTTCCTTTTCTTGGGCGCAGATGAACCCTGAGGAGAACAAACATGAACCACAGAAAgccagctaattacaggaaaaaacatgcaatttaaaaaTGGCCCCTTGTGGCACAGCAAGTTGATTGGTACCTTATGGTCAGTGTCATCATCTCTCGTCTCTGACGACTCATCGCTGCCGCTGTCACTGCTACACACAGCAGCATTCGAATTGAATTTAACCAGAAAGGGGGGAAGGGGAGAAAAAAATTTAAAACTGCAGCGCTGGCAAGGCAATAGTGAAAGCCGGTACCTCCTGGAGTCGTCCTCACCGGAGGGCGCCCCAGAGCTGCCCTTCTCAGGCGACGCGCCCCCGCCCTTCCCCTTGCCTTTCCCTTCCGGCGCAGTGGCCGCCGCCACCGTGGCGACAGCTTCGCTCGTCGGGTAAGGGACGCCCTGCATAGCAGCAGAGGAGCAAACTCACACCTAAACCCCCTCCAAATCGAAGCTCAATTCTCTCGAATTAGGCACGGGACGGGAGAGCGCGAGATGAGGAGGGACACTCACCGCGGCCATGGACGCGTGCGCGTAGTATGCCGCGGCGGCGCCTGGGTGGTAGACGGGGAACGGCACCGGCGTGCCGAAGGGCGCCCCCGCCGCGGCCGCCGCCATGAGGTGCTGAAATCGGAGGAGAAGCAAGCAAGGAAACCCTAGTCAGAAGCCGCCGCCACGCGAGCGAGCGAGCGCGCACAAAGGGGCCAGAACCTTACCTGCGCCGGCCAGGCGTAGGGGTGCCCCGCGGCGGCGTAGTAGGCCTGGAGCGAGGCGGCCCACTCGGCGTGCGTCTGCGGCGgtgcggcgaccacggcggcggcgggcggctcCGGCGGCTTGGGCTGCTCGTCGGAGGACGACGCCATGGCGCGCCGAGATCTGGAGGCTCCCCCCCTCTGGTCCTGGGCGGAAGCGAGCGAGCAGCTGTGGCGGTCGGTTTGGGTGCGGTGGGACGCGTGCGCGTCGCCGGCGGTGAGCCTACCGGGGGGCGGTGTGGGGAAGCAGCAGCAGTCGCTGCGCTGCGTTGGGAGGGAGGGAAGGGGAGCAAAAAGGCGCCTGCTTGCTAGGGTTCGGTGTCCTCCCGTCCCCGTGTACGCTTCCCCATGTGCGCGCAGCGACTCGGCTCCGACGTGGCGCGTCACAGTTGGCGCGAAGCTCTGCGGGGCCCGGCGTATCGTCCAGCGGGGTGGACACGCGGACGGCGCTTTTGGAACCGGGTCCACGCGTTGGGCTCGGGTGGGTGCATGGGGCGGGGGGCGCGTAGCTGTTTACTAGGGGCTGGCGGTGGTGCCAGTGTAAAGGACAAGTAGTCATTCGGTGGACGGGCGGTAAGAGAGGGGAGGGCTGGGCACAGGTGGTGCTCGGTGGGTAGGGTGTGCCTTTGGGCTCGCACGTCAGTGGCGTGGGAGGGTGGGTGTAAAGCTGGTGGGGACGTGGGGGATGAGTCGGACGCGACGGGATCCACGCCTccgccctggggcctcggtcggaGAGGACGGAGGACAGCACGGCACGCACCGAGTGGAAGCGCCCAGAGCGCCGCCCGAGTCGTACTGGGGCACTGGGCCTTGGGCCTTACGCCGTGGCGCGCGGGCTACGGAAGGCCCGCTTGGCCGTGGTTTCTTCAGCATATGAGACCTTTTTATAGCGCGGGAAAATTATTGGGTTTTTTTTCCTATGAGAACGAACTGGGTAAAATTTCTATATATtttctatggaattccttgtgacTTCTATGAGGAACGACACAGTGAGACCCAAAGGCATGGAGAAATGCGTTGGTACCTTCCATCGTTTCGGCATATTTTCCAAATCGAGTTGGGAAAGAACAACAATCTCCAAAGCATGTGTTCCAAAAGTTTAGCGTCTTCATctcttaggccctgtttggcacagcttattttcagcttcttcacaaatttaagcagaaCTTCTGCTAAACAGctagcttctgcagcagcttatcagttcagctgcttctcagaatacactaaaagcagccaacaagtagaagctgcttttcaccagcttatcagataagctgctttttcaacaagcagcagtTGTGCCAAATAAGGCCTTAGTCTCTTCCATTCACTTTCATGCGACACAGTGGGTTAATTCGTGTGCCCGAGTCCGGTCGAAAGTTGGATTAGAGTCGTGGAAACTGTATCGGGGTGAAAAGTCGGTCGTTTGTTCAAGTAGGATCGCAAAATCTGATTTTAGCTATAAAATGCTCGTACGCTCTATAGCAAGAACAAATATGGTGAGGGTGCTTTTGGCAGAGTTCTCATAGTTCCGCTCCCATCGAGAATCACTTCTGCCGAGTCAAACGATAAAAATCTGCTTTACAGCCTATTTACCAACAGTTTGAGTTTGAGTTAATCTGCTCCACACTCTTTAACCCCTCAGTAATCACTTTACAGCCTATTTACCAACAGTTTTCTCAAATAGATTCACTTCCGGTAGAGAATCACTCTATCAGAAAATCAGCTCTCAGAGCTCTACCAAACGAGCCTAAACGAGTCAAATTGATTTTAGCTATCATGATCCCAATGCTACAGACCATTCTTTTTTGTCAGAAATTCTTGTGGGACTGAGTAGGACTAAGTAGGGCTGCTGATGGGTTGGGTTATAATGGGGTTTTATGGGTGGGTATTGATATGTGTGCTATTTGGGTTGGTGGTTATGGGTTTAAGAGCTAAATGGGGCAAGTTGATGTGGGTTTGCTTATAATTGAGTTGGAATGAATTCTTAGGAACACCCCATCTCCTTCATTTAATAGAGGAATTCCCACGATGAATCGGGGATagggtccccattgccatctctaatcatGATTTCAAGTTGGATCATATATGTACCTAGGTTATGTCAAGGTGGAGCCATGAGGATCTTCTTCGCACCTTATTGCTTTTTACTAGGTACGTGCCCATGCGTTGCGATGACATATTGTATGGAAACAAATAACTTATATCATCAACCTCAACATCTCACAAATTCACACTAATGGTGATAGCAATGTCGACTGGGGCCATAGACACCCCAACATCAAAGAGGGTCATGAGCAATGGAGTTGATCTCGAAGAGGGCGAGGTCACGAGCGAGAGGGGTGTGGCTGGCGCCACGAGcaggggtgaaagggaaatagggtcaaaccttttcctaaataattttggtggttgaaatacccaacacaaataattggactaactagtttgctctagattatatgttctacaggtgctaaaggttcaacacaaaccaataaaaagatacaagttagggttcaaaagaaaggagcaaaagaaaccgaagagaaccctggtctgcctcaccggactgtccggtgtgccaccggacagtgtccggtgcaccaggggcgatcgactcgaactcttcaccttcgggttttctgCGCggctactccgctataattcaccggactgtccggtatgccaagcggagcaacagtcgctagcacaacggtcgactccaacggtcggctgacaacgtgaacagtgcgcgcagaattagagcagcgccagaaggcgcaccggacagtgaacagtaactgtccggtggcccaagctgtcagagctccaatggtcgaaaccgtcagaaccctaatggttgggtgacgtggctggcgcaccggactgtccggtgcgcccatcgacagcagccctccccaacggctgttttggtggttggggctataaataccccctaaccACCACAACTCAAGTCATCTGTCACACTcggattttaggggcaccaagacccgggcgtgaacataatcaccaggtgtgctgggaccaagtctcacatatatgatgaatcatggcacaggatcgaatgtcacatctttactatataatatgagttctatacaaaataaacaattacattataaggagacaacggtccagcaacccaaagatgactgggagacgacgacctagacctctcacgaacacttcgcagcatcctccacgcgcctcatcatgtggtacctgttcttgacctgtggggggtgtgagacagcaagagtgagctcacatacgttcatcgctcaacaagttgtggggaataatgtgcatgaactcgccaaagatgggagctcacgtgaagtgtaaggcttaccaaagaggatggttagagctgagcattgcttttaaagttggtcaaaattttattagcaattactaagtataagtagataccagcccaattaagtagtagaacaaaagtaacaacctcacctgcgatgcaatgcatatgacaaattgagtttaggttccataatttaatcatgtgagtgttcgagctgctcatgaccgtgagcatggctagtataccagttttacactgtgcagaggttgcacatctttacccacaagtcatgttacccatctgccaagagacgaccaatcccatatacctctaccgaggaggcgaggcagggtaacactacgaggcctttacaaagttccactagcttcagaaaacccgctacagtttataggaagctccaatgcaggaatccctcgcatgaccgccatcgcagcaaaatcatcccaagggcctccctacactgaccactcacctactgcccttgcccctttcgggtaaggtagtcatccactagctttcctaattaatcagccaagggcgtcccattaaacccttgtggtagcactgttttcccgggtggttctccatgttccaattaacataatgatcttgtcatgaacagtaattaacaaactgataataaaagtataatcatgaataaaatgtatctctatacccaaaaccacataaagcaatagtaggtactacccaaaaattcagtggtgaataaggtataaagatagtcaaactagggtaacctattgggtcccatcaaaattaacctatgcagatcattatgattaatcagaacatgattgggtaaaaagaagtgatcaagggcacaacttgcctgggacttgagattccaggtaccagaatgatcttcaggtgacacgtgttctcactgctaaacgtagcaatacagacaaacatgtataggcaaaattaacatcacaccaaacataagaacaaactgaataataatgatctacgcgaagctacgagatcgtgggatcaagaaccactaaattcggagctacggttattaagttatgaatttccgaaattgtttagtgcttagaatagattaatccaaatgaacaattttaattcaagtttcatggctaaacagtgttactggttgatagaaaatattaatacaaaattataggaactggaatggactaaaaaggagctaaaatgaattttccaggaattaaacaagttttagatTTAATTTTATACTAGAAAAGTATTTTCTATATTCATTTATTCAATTCCTTCAAGTTCTGGCCTGATCGCACTATTTCTGAGAAGTGCAGGgtcaattctgtaaaaattaggaCCTTTCTGTAATTACTTTATAACTAGGTTGGATGGCGGGTTCATTTCGCAGATTTCCAGGGACTCTTTTATAAGCTTGCCTCGACCGAACGGGTACGTTCTATTCTAAGCCATTCGATCAAAATCTGGAGGTCCAGATCAGATCGCGCGAAGGGGTATGCGCGCCCTAATCCTCACCGTCCAAAGCAATCGGACGGTTCCGAGTTCGTCTTCCCACACACCGATCAGAGCAACAGCGCAGGGGCCCCAATGCGGCGATGCGTTCGTCGGAGAGCAGCCCATGTCGCAACATGTCCAAATCCGAGGTCCCTAACACACCAAGGAGGGTATAAGGATGACAGGTAAAGGGGATTCTCACCGGTTCATGAAAGGGGGGGTCGACCAGTCCGGTCATCACGTGGGGCGGACAGCAGCGTTTCGGCGAGGAATTCATCCTCCCCGATCGACCCGCATCAACCAACCGAGCTCCGCATGATCCCCACAGCACTGTGAAGCTTCTATTCCCGCGCCCGACGGTTGGTGTGATCGACGATGTGCGGCTGCTCCTTGCTCTCAGCATCTCTGATGACATGCGGCTATTGGCTAGGGTGGCTACGGCTAGAGTCTTGGCGACAACGTGCGCGACCTCTTCTTTTATAGGCCAGAAAGGATAAGGATCGTCTCTTCATTGTTGCATGCACGCGTTGGCCGGATAAGGACTGTATATACATGCGCATGGACATATGTTTGCATTTGGACCCTCGGTGTTGAAGTATGATCGTTATCCAAGCAGTTTGGGTCAGCTACACAAGCAGGATTTGGGATTGTTTTGCATGCAGCCAATATTTTAATAGTAGATGAATTAACGTTCTCATGCATACTTTGATTGGTAGCAAATTTCAAGGCCATCACGTCACCATGACCAACATAAAAGTAGTATTTTATAAAATAATATACTCAATATTATATTACATATTATTATATCTAAGTATTACTATTAATATGCACGTACTTTGACTATATATTCTGTTTACAGATGAGAAATGAATGTTTATTGAGAGATTTATAAAAAAATATCCATAAAACACGGTGGCAGTGGTTATCTATAGATGAAGTTAGCTCTTAAGTGAGGGTGTCAACCTTTAGATAAAGGTTTATAGTCTTTGGAGGGCGAGCCATCCTTAGGATATATCATAACTTATCCACTGACTAAATAGAAATTTTACAGCGTAGTTAAGAGACCTACAATAAAAGCGCCTTAATGATTACACAAGGACTTCTATACTCTACCACTACCTTTCTCTTTTCTAATTTCtactttctattttaaatttaaaattcaagtcaATTTAGAGATAAGTTAAAATTTCTATTTCAAGTATAAATTGCAACAAGCAAAAACTCAGCATGAATGCAAAACAttttttaattaattaatttatcTGTTTAAGCAAATGCTTCAAACAATACATATAACTTAGTAGGAATAGTTCATGTAAGATGTTTTACCACAATAATTATTTAAGAAAACAATTCAAATGCATAGCTAATTTTTTTTTATATTTAACATTTATTTATCTTAAAGAAAATAGTTCCAAATATATAACCTTCATTAATAGACATTTTAAattatttttaaaaaatctttagAGAATTTTCCTGAATCCCAAAGTTCGGATTttggggtgttacaaattctaccccccttaaaaataatctcgtcctcgagattactaAGAAGAGGAATATCTTTAGTTGGGTTTGTTTCTAATTGGTTCCAGTACTAATTTTCtttgttcaagttttttttaTTTGGGGTACCTTCTATGTCTAGCCATCTATTTGGCAAGATGAGAGATGGTTATGGCAAGAAATACTAAGCAAAAGAAAGACTGCATCCttccttgatgaggttgatcttttcttctccggtcttggtctcattgattcgcgGTGAGTTCATATCATCAGTGtttgggaatatggttaagatagatttggatgagataggctacatgatgtaggtcaaaatcttaTTTGAtattaggtggggatagacataTTATGCAATTCACCGTGACTCTTCTGGTTGGGTAAGTTTTGTAACTTGTTATATAGGTCAAGTTGTTGTGTATGGCCaagttgatctaagtcaccaatttaggcttaagtgaattaggagtatggacTTATCCTTTGTACAAGCATTTAAGTAACTCCCACTAGATTAGAATATATTAGATTAGATATGATCTAGATGAGACTAGTTTAGATTAGATAGGTTTATTAGGGTAAGATGAATCTttattaggataagttaggatcttttgagataagatgaaTCTCAAAAGGTAAAATAGAATCTGCCAAGATAAGATAGATATGGGATACTAGCTATATATTTTTTTAATGGAGAGATAATATAGgttatttaattattttattaaaaacaattatgcctatatgtatatgcagatggaattgtggacattactccacaatccatcacactcaatcaaagatccaaatcagacaaatatcataagaacaaacattcaagtgtacAGATAAAAAAAaattagttttgtttttgttcctaagattaggtctcctagtccTAAACTCACTTTAGGTGCAgggtttcaaagtgtgaaatccacatttgtctttagaatgaaaaggtaagaataatcagagtaagcggaaatagatgagaaaaaattaagaaaagtttagaaaaggatcagagtagcaaagataagtagagaatggttgtccagttctatctaggttttgtcctacagtcaacattcctctgataccacttctgtcacacccggattttaggggcaccaagacccgggcgcgaacataatcaccaggtgtgctgggaccaagtctcacacatatgatgaatcatggcacaggatcgaatgtcacatctttactatataataggagttctatacaaaataaacaattatattataaggagacaacggtccagcaacccaaagatgactgggagacgacgacctagacctctcacgaacacatcgcagcatcctccacgcgtctcatcctgtggtacctgttcttgacctgtggggggtgtgagacagcaagagtgagctcacatacgttcatcgctcaacaagttgtggggaataatgtgcatgaactcgccaaagatgggagctcacgtgaagtgtaaggcttaccaaagaggatggttagagctgagcattgcttttaaagttggtcaaaattttattagcaattactaagtataagtagataccagcccaattaagtagtagaacaaaagtaacaacctcacctgcgatgcaatgcatatgacaaattgagtttaggttccataatttaatcatgtgagtgtccgagctgctcatgaccgtgagcacggctagtataccagttttacactctgcagaggttgcacatctttacccacaagtcatgttacccatctgccaagagacggccaatcccatacacctctaccgaggaggcgaggtagggtaacactacgaggcctttacaaagttccactagcttcagaaaacccgctacagtttataggaagctccaatgcaggaatccctcgcatgaccgccatcgcagcaaaatcatcccaagggcctccctacattgaccactcacctactgcccttgcccctttcaggtaaggtagtcatccactagctttcctaattaatcagccaagggcgttgaaagttccctttgcctgggaacaggatctggatgtcgcctagaggggggggggggtgaataggcgaataaaaaattatcactttaaaactttagttcttactctactcaaagaccagatcgcagtggaatgaaagatccttcgagtaggttgcagcggaatagaagatcctgtctcaaaatgccctgcacttcaaatataacttgtaccacagataagtgttgaagtgcagatataaaaagtgagtaagacagagagtcagcacacaatacagagcgaagcacacagacgcaggaatttatcccgaggttcggccaagcctgaaatgcttgcctagtcctcgttggagttagccacacctgggcttggagtctatttcaactccttcctccgtttgctcagatctgtcagtatgacagatagagccttccactatgttgagttgggttacaacaaagccgcggctgcttacaatcttcttgacagcactccggcggagtaacaatgcgctcaagactttgctctagctctttgcagcacctctccactctctaaaggcttataactttgccttcacacaaactagag
This portion of the Zea mays cultivar B73 chromosome 2, Zm-B73-REFERENCE-NAM-5.0, whole genome shotgun sequence genome encodes:
- the LOC100284949 gene encoding DNA-binding protein EMBP-1 isoform 3 (isoform 3 is encoded by transcript variant 3); this encodes MASSSDEQPKPPEPPAAAVVAAPPQTHAEWAASLQAYYAAAGHPYAWPAQHLMAAAAAGAPFGTPVPFPVYHPGAAAAYYAHASMAAGVPYPTSEAVATVAAATAPEGKGKGKGGGASPEKGSSGAPSGEDDSRSDSGSDESSETRDDDTDHKGSSAPKKRKSGNTSAEGEPSQAAVVRYATVESPYPAKGRSASKLPVSAPGRAALPSATPNLNIGMDIWNTSPALAVPAVQGEANPGLALARRDSVTQLDERELKRERRKQSNRESARRSRLRKQQECEELARKVADLTTENSALRAELDNLRKACQDMEAENSRLLVPSVTTTLGMSIEPPKAQQHHDDEGQLHKKSSNNSNGKGSHKPEANTR
- the LOC100284949 gene encoding DNA-binding protein EMBP-1 isoform 1 (isoform 1 is encoded by transcript variant 1), yielding MASSSDEQPKPPEPPAAAVVAAPPQTHAEWAASLQAYYAAAGHPYAWPAQHLMAAAAAGAPFGTPVPFPVYHPGAAAAYYAHASMAAGVPYPTSEAVATVAAATAPEGKGKGKGGGASPEKGSSGAPSGEDDSRSDSGSDESSETRDDDTDHKGSSAPKKRKSGNTSAEGEPSQAAVVRYATVESPYPAKGRSASKLPVSAPGRAALPSATPNLNIGMDIWNTSPALAVPAVQGEANPGLALARRDSVTQLDERELKRERRKQSNRESARRSRLRKQQECEELARKVADLTTENSALRAELDNLRKACQDMEAENSRLLVSTVPSVTTTLGMSIEPPKAQQHHDDEGQLHKKSSNNSNGKGSHKPEANTR
- the LOC100284949 gene encoding DNA-binding protein EMBP-1 isoform 4 (isoform 4 is encoded by transcript variant 4) produces the protein MASSSDEQPKPPEPPAAAVVAAPPQTHAEWAASLQAYYAAAGHPYAWPAQHLMAAAAAGAPFGTPVPFPVYHPGAAAAYYAHASMAAGVPYPTSEAVATVAAATAPEGKGKGKGGGASPEKGSSGAPSGEDDSRSSDSGSDESSETRDDDTDHKGSSAPKKRKSGNTSAEGEPSQAAVVRYATVESPYPAKGRSASKLPVSAPGRAALPSATPNLNIGMDIWNTSPALAVPAVQGEANPGLALARRDSVTQLDERELKRERRKQSNRESARRSRLRKQQECEELARKVADLTTENSALRAELDNLRKACQDMEAENSRLLVPSVTTTLGMSIEPPKAQQHHDDEGQLHKKSSNNSNGKGSHKPEANTR
- the LOC100284949 gene encoding DNA-binding protein EMBP-1 isoform 2 (isoform 2 is encoded by transcript variant 2), encoding MASSSDEQPKPPEPPAAAVVAAPPQTHAEWAASLQAYYAAAGHPYAWPAQHLMAAAAAGAPFGTPVPFPVYHPGAAAAYYAHASMAAGVPYPTSEAVATVAAATAPEGKGKGKGGGASPEKGSSGAPSGEDDSRSSDSGSDESSETRDDDTDHKGSSAPKKRKSGNTSAEGEPSQAAVVRYATVESPYPAKGRSASKLPVSAPGRAALPSATPNLNIGMDIWNTSPALAVPAVQGEANPGLALARRDSVTQLDERELKRERRKQSNRESARRSRLRKQQECEELARKVADLTTENSALRAELDNLRKACQDMEAENSRLLVSTVPSVTTTLGMSIEPPKAQQHHDDEGQLHKKSSNNSNGKGSHKPEANTR